One Thauera sp. K11 DNA window includes the following coding sequences:
- a CDS encoding VOC family protein codes for MSQRPFKILGIQQIAIGGPSKEKLKTLWVDMLGLEVTGNFVSERENVDEDICAMGAGPFKVEVDLMQPLDPEKKPAVHATPLNHVGLWVDDLPVAVEWLSANGVRFAPGGIRRGAAGFDITFLHPKGSEEFPIGGEGVLIELVQAPKEVVDAFARLAAG; via the coding sequence ATGTCCCAGCGCCCGTTCAAGATCCTCGGCATACAGCAGATCGCCATCGGCGGACCGAGCAAGGAGAAGCTCAAGACCCTGTGGGTGGACATGCTGGGGCTGGAAGTCACCGGCAACTTCGTGTCCGAACGCGAGAACGTGGACGAGGACATCTGCGCGATGGGCGCCGGGCCGTTCAAGGTCGAGGTCGACCTGATGCAGCCGCTGGACCCGGAGAAGAAGCCGGCGGTGCACGCAACGCCGCTGAACCACGTCGGCCTGTGGGTCGATGACCTGCCCGTGGCGGTCGAGTGGCTGTCGGCGAACGGTGTGCGCTTCGCGCCGGGCGGCATCCGCCGCGGGGCCGCCGGCTTCGACATCACCTTCCTGCACCCGAAGGGCAGCGAGGAGTTCCCGATCGGCGGCGAGGGCGTGCTGATCGAACTGGTGCAGGCGCCGAAGGAAGTGGTCGACGCCTTCGCCCGCCTCGCCGCGGGCTGA
- the ypfJ gene encoding KPN_02809 family neutral zinc metallopeptidase gives MRFENGRESDNVEDRRGTGGGMNIGGRGKLGIGTIVLALVAWYFGVDPSVVLDTASVVQPPAAQNLPASPRPRAEDEVARFASMVLADTEDTWGAIFRGAGRQYQEPRLVLYTGATQSACGVGQAAMGPFYCPADSKLYLDLSFFDELRTRFGAPGDFAQAYVIAHEVGHHVQNLLGISAKVQQARQRVSEREANRLSVRLELQADCLAGVWANHADRSRKVLEAGDIEEGLAAASATGDDRLQKQARGYAVPDSFTHGSSAQRARWFREGLTQGTLRACDTFSTAAP, from the coding sequence ATGCGCTTCGAAAACGGCAGGGAAAGCGACAACGTCGAGGATCGCCGCGGCACGGGCGGCGGCATGAACATCGGCGGCCGCGGCAAGCTCGGCATCGGCACCATCGTGCTGGCGCTGGTGGCGTGGTATTTCGGCGTCGACCCCAGCGTGGTGCTGGACACCGCCAGCGTGGTGCAGCCGCCGGCGGCGCAGAACCTGCCGGCATCGCCGCGGCCGCGCGCGGAGGATGAAGTGGCCCGCTTCGCATCCATGGTGCTGGCCGATACGGAAGACACGTGGGGCGCGATCTTCCGCGGCGCGGGCCGCCAATACCAGGAACCGCGCCTCGTCCTCTACACCGGCGCGACGCAGAGCGCCTGCGGCGTGGGGCAGGCGGCGATGGGCCCCTTCTATTGCCCGGCGGACAGCAAGCTCTATCTGGACCTGTCCTTCTTCGACGAACTGAGGACCCGCTTCGGCGCGCCCGGCGATTTCGCGCAGGCTTACGTGATCGCCCACGAAGTCGGGCACCACGTGCAGAACCTGCTCGGCATCTCGGCCAAGGTGCAGCAGGCGCGCCAGCGCGTGTCCGAACGCGAGGCCAACCGCCTGTCGGTGCGGCTGGAACTGCAGGCGGACTGCCTGGCCGGCGTGTGGGCGAACCACGCGGACCGCTCGCGCAAGGTGCTCGAAGCGGGAGACATCGAAGAAGGGCTCGCGGCAGCGTCGGCCACCGGCGACGACCGCCTGCAAAAGCAGGCGCGCGGCTACGCGGTGCCCGACAGCTTCACCCACGGCTCCTCGGCGCAGCGCGCGCGCTGGTTCCGCGAGGGCCTCACGCAGGGGACGCTGCGCGCCTGCGACACGTTCAGCACCGCCGCGCCGTAG